In Bacillus sp. NP247, one DNA window encodes the following:
- a CDS encoding YHYH domain-containing protein, whose protein sequence is MKQQVRKLLLTTSIALLVAPISAYAHPGRTDANGGHTCRTNCEKWGLQYGEYHYHNKPASSGGTTSPAPSQNNNGAVEAEAQRKVEAEKQRAAEEQRKAEEERQRIAEEQRKAEEARKQEEAQRQADMEKGQVEGQKSGETDFKAGKNNAEGHLAGKSDTYKQAFTTAYAAAWSLEEQKKMHFEKGKKQGLAQETMDDSQVAPEFKGNFAEGFQVGNKERTEKVEKEQAELGEKAGKELAEKKPGNTEKGTYVKAYETAYEKGYKSAQKMAEKAGYTYALENYDLKVPAKYEKNETLKKWFTEGFKSNKKAAEIREEGYKKGDSWLSFFYKSFVPSEYKEHKGLYEQAIEKGKKA, encoded by the coding sequence GTGAAACAACAAGTGAGAAAACTTCTTTTAACAACAAGTATAGCATTATTGGTAGCACCAATTTCTGCTTATGCACATCCGGGACGAACGGATGCTAATGGGGGGCATACGTGTCGTACTAATTGTGAAAAATGGGGATTACAGTACGGGGAATACCATTATCACAATAAACCAGCTTCTAGCGGTGGCACAACGAGCCCTGCACCTAGTCAAAATAATAATGGTGCGGTAGAAGCAGAAGCACAGCGTAAGGTAGAGGCAGAGAAACAACGTGCTGCGGAAGAACAACGTAAAGCTGAAGAAGAGCGACAACGTATAGCTGAGGAGCAAAGAAAAGCAGAAGAAGCGCGTAAGCAAGAGGAAGCGCAGCGCCAAGCAGATATGGAAAAAGGGCAAGTTGAAGGTCAAAAAAGTGGAGAGACAGATTTTAAAGCAGGAAAAAACAATGCGGAAGGGCATTTAGCTGGAAAATCTGATACATATAAACAAGCATTTACAACTGCTTATGCTGCAGCTTGGTCTTTAGAAGAGCAGAAAAAAATGCATTTTGAAAAAGGAAAAAAACAAGGTTTAGCACAAGAGACGATGGATGATAGTCAAGTTGCTCCAGAGTTTAAGGGGAACTTTGCAGAAGGTTTCCAAGTAGGGAATAAAGAGAGAACAGAAAAAGTTGAAAAAGAGCAAGCGGAACTTGGTGAAAAGGCTGGTAAAGAATTAGCTGAAAAGAAACCTGGAAATACTGAAAAGGGTACATATGTGAAAGCATATGAAACCGCGTATGAAAAAGGATATAAGTCTGCCCAAAAAATGGCGGAAAAAGCTGGATATACATATGCACTTGAAAACTACGACTTAAAAGTTCCTGCTAAGTATGAAAAGAATGAAACATTAAAGAAATGGTTTACGGAAGGATTTAAATCAAATAAAAAGGCAGCGGAAATTCGAGAAGAAGGATATAAAAAAG